A single Panthera tigris isolate Pti1 chromosome A3, P.tigris_Pti1_mat1.1, whole genome shotgun sequence DNA region contains:
- the TP53TG5 gene encoding TP53-target gene 5 protein, producing the protein MSPSARKRPKNRMVSKLQDEEPRDKIPQPVSKAIRRNRLKMVLKNLSLLKLLKSSNPRIQELHNLAKRCWNSLLRVPKILGISTRSSNVCDRVEQDNEELQEAECPEKTLESKKLQSTGELKQGLGERNKAQESPAAVLQGKEQMEPELPRTSKDHGLTAFPGAQGRQSPKGEPRIIFLKTYQHKTPMGDKQQLEAADQWIWFEGLPTRIHLPGPRVMCRSSTLRWVKRCCTRFCSASLELPMCHPYRV; encoded by the exons ctacAAGATGAAGAACCACGGGACAAGATACCGCAACCTGTCAGCAAAGCAATTAGGCGGAACCGACTTAAGATG GTATTAAAAAACTTGTCGCTCTTGAAGCTGCTCAAGAGCTCAAACCCCCGGATCCAAGAACTGCATAACTTGGCCAAAAGGTGTTGGAATTCGTTGCTCAGAGTTCCGAAGATCCTTGGGATCTCCACCAG gaGCAGTAATGTCTGCGATAGAGTGGAACAAGATAATGAAGAGCTCCAAGAGGCTGAGTGCCCTGAGAAGACACTGGAATCCAAGAAATTACAGTCCACAGGGGAGCTcaagcaggggttgggggagaggaacAAGGCACAGGAGTCACCTGCAGCAGTGCTCCAGGGCAAAGAGCAGATGGAGCCTGAGCTCCCAAGGACATCGAAGGATCATGGCCTGACCGCTTTCCCTGGAGCCCAGGGAAGGCAATCACCTAAAGGAGAACCCCGCATCATCTTCCTGAAGACCTACCAGCACAAAACTCCCATGGGGGACAAGCAGCAGCTGGAGGCAGCTGACCAGTGGATCTGGTTTGAGGGGTTGCCCACCCGAATCCACCTCCCCGGGCCTCGGGTGATGTGCAGATCGTCCACTCTGCGCTGGGTCAAGCGCTGCTGCACGCGCTTCTGCTCTGCATCACTCGAGCTGCCCATGTGCCATCCGTACAGAGTGTGA